Proteins from a genomic interval of Polyodon spathula isolate WHYD16114869_AA chromosome 1, ASM1765450v1, whole genome shotgun sequence:
- the ppwd1 gene encoding peptidylprolyl isomerase domain and WD repeat-containing protein 1, giving the protein MASCTLEQKRKLEVQDENGGETAEDEWVGPMPAEATQSKKRKVLEFERVYLNNLPSAAMYERSYMHRDVITHIACTKTDFIITASHDGHVKFWKKKEDAGIEFVKHFRSHLGVIECIGVSAEGALFCSVGDDQAMKVFDVVNFDMINMLKLGFHPGQCEWIYNPGDAISTVACSEKSTGKIFVYDGRGDNQIIHVFEKMHSSPLSQIRLNPAYRVVVSADKAGMLEYWTGLPNEFKFPRNVDWEYKTDTDLYEFSKCKTYPTSLAFSYDGKKMATIAADRKVRIFRFLSGKLMRVFDECLTMFTELQQMRQQLPDMEFGRRMAVERELEKVDGIRLTNIIFDETGHFVLYGTMLGIKVINVETNRCVRILGKQENIRVVQLGLFQGIAKVHHAAPTIEMKASDNPALQRAEPDPTIFCTAFKKNRFYMFTKREPEDTKSAESDRDIFNEKPSKEEVMAATQAEGPKRVSDSAIIHTTMGDVHIKLFPVECPKTVENFCVHSRNGYYNGHIFHRVIKGFMIQTGDPTGTGMGGESIWGGEFEDEFHATLRHDRPYTLSMANGGPGTNGSQFFITVVPTPWLDNKHTVFGRITKGMEVVQRISNVKINPKTDKPYEDISIINITVK; this is encoded by the exons ATGGCGTCTTGTACAttggaacaaaaaagaaaattagagGTCCAGGATGAAAATGGAGGAGAAACAGCGGAAGATGAATGGGTTGGACCGATGCCTGCCGAGGCTACGCagtcaaagaaaagaaaag TGCTTGAATTTGAGCGCGTGTACCTGAACAACCTCCCCAGTGCTGCAATGTACGAACGGAGTTACATGCATAGAGACGTCATCACACACATAGCATGCACGAA GACAGATTTTATTATAACTGCAAGCCATGATGGGCACGTGAAGTTCTGGAAGAAGAAAGAAGATGCAGGAATAGAGTTTGTTAAACATTTTCGAAGCCATTTAG GTGTGATTGAGTGCATTGGCGTAAGTGCAGAGGGGGCATTGTTCTGTTCAGTTGGAGATGACCAGGCAATGAAAGTTTTTGATGTTGTTAACTTTGACATGATCAACATGCTTAAGCTTGG ATTTCATCCTGGCCAGTGCGAGTGGATCTACAATCCTGGCGATGCTATATCTACTGTAGCCTGTTCGGAGAAAAGCACAGGAAAGATTTTTGTCTACGATGGAAGAGGAGACAACCAGATAATTCATGTCTTTGAAAAAATGCACTCTTCCCCTCTGTCTCAGATACGTCTGAATCCAGCCTATAGAGTCGTAGTATCTGCTGACAAGGCTGGCATGTTAGAGTACTGGACTGGCCTACCAAATGAGTTTAAATTTCCTAGAAATGTGGACTGGGAGTACAAGACTGACACAGATTTGTATGAATTTTCCAAATGTAAAACCTATCCAACCAGCCTGGCCTTCTCTTACGACGGGAAGAAAATGGCCACAATCGCAGCGGACCGGAAAGTTCGAATTTTCCGCTTCTTGTCTGGGAAGCTCATGAGAGTGTTTGATGAGTGCTTGACG ATGTTCACAGAGCTGCAGCAGATGAGGCAGCAGCTGCCTGACATGGAGTTTGGTCGCCGCATGGCAGTGGAACGGGAACTGGAGAAGGTGGACGGCATCAGACTGACCAACATCATCTTTGATGAAACTGGACACTTTGTTCTTTACGGGACAATGCTGGGCATTAAAGTTATCAATGTGGAAACAAACAG GTGTGTGCGGATCCTGGGCAAACAGGAGAACATCCGGGTGGTCCAGCTGGGTTTGTTCCAGGGCATTGCTAAAGTACACCACGCTGCTCCCACTATAGAGATGAAGGCATCGGACAATCCTGCCCTGCAGAGAGCCGAGCCAGACCCAACCATCTTCTGCACAGCGTTTAAAAAGAACAGGTTTTATATG TTCACCAAAAGGGAGCCAGAAGACACAAAGAGTGCAGAGTCTGACAGAGACATCTTCAATGAGAAACCATCCAAAGAGGAAGTCATGGCAGCCACGCAAGCAGAGGGTCCTAAACGTGTTTCGGACAGTGCCATTATACACACCACTATGGGAGATGTTCACATCAAGCTCTTCCCCGTAGA GTGTCCGAAGACAGTGGAGAACTTCTGTGTTCACAGCAGAAACGGGTACTACAATGGACATATATTTCATCGAGTAATAAAG GGCTTTATGATACAAACTGGAGATCCCACAGGAACTGGAATGGGTGGAGAAAGCATCTGGGGAGGAGAGTTTGAAGACGAATTCCACGCAACGTTAAGACATGACCGACCGTACACTCTGAGCATGGCCAATGGTGGACCTGGTACCAATGGCTCACAGTTCTTTATTACCGTTGTGCCAACA CCTTGGCTTGAcaacaaacacacagtttttGGAAGAATTACCAAAGGAATGGAAGTCGTTCAGAGAATCTCAAACGTAAAAATCAATCCCAAGACGGACAAGCCCTATGAAGACATCAGCATCATAAACATCACTGTCAAGTAA
- the LOC121316938 gene encoding E3 ubiquitin-protein ligase TRIM23 isoform X1, with translation MAAAVGVNKQGAAAGMEGCSRNSRTIAGGTVKVLECGVCEDVFSLQGDKVPRLLLCGHTVCHDCLTRLPLHGRAIRCPFDRQVTELAVTGPVFYIIVKFTAMSLSGDSGVWGLKKNFALLELLERLQNGASNQSGTAEDTLGGSGERIIRCDEDENHIASMYCTVCATHLCRDCSQLTHSTRTLAKHRRVPLADKPHEKTLCLQHQVHAIEFVCLEEPCHACSLMCCVCKEYGKHQGHKHAVLEAEANQIRASILDMAHCIRTFTDEISEYSRKLVGIVHQIEGGEHIVEDSIGMAHTEHVPGTAENARCCVRAYFADLHETLCRQEEMALSVVDVHVREKLIWLRQQQEDMTILLSQVSTACLHCEKTLQQDDCRVVLSKQEITRLLETLQKQQQQFTELADHIQLDASIPVTFTKDNRVHIGPKMEIRVVTLGLDGAGKTTILFKLKQDEFMQPIPTIGFNVETVEYKNLKFTIWDVGGKHKLRPLWKHYYLNTQAVVFVIDSSHRDRLMESHSELAKLLTEKELRDALLLIFANKQDVAGALSVEEVTELLSLHKLCCGRSWHIQGCDARSGMGLHEGLDWLSRQLVAAGVLDVA, from the exons ATGGCAGCAGCTGTAGGTGTAAATAAGCAAGGAGCTGCGGCGGGGATGGAGGGGTGCAGTCGCAACAGTCGGACCATTGCAGGCGGCACGGTCAAG GTACTGGAATGTGGAGTGTGTGAAGATGTGTTTTCTCTGCAAGGTGACAAAGTCCctcggctgctgctgtgtggtcACACTGTGTGCCACGACTGTCTCACCCGCCTTCCACTTCATGGCAGAGCTATCCGCTGCCCCTTTGACAGACAAGTCACTGAATTAG CTGTGACAGGGCCTGTTTTCTACATAATTGTGAAATTCACTGCAATGTCCTTGTCAGGGGACTCCGGAGTTTGGGGACTGAAGAAGAACTTTGCACTCCTGGAGCTTCTAGAGAGACTGCAGAATGGAGCCTCTAACCAGTCCGGCACGGCTGAGGACACTTTAGGAGGTTCTGGAGag CGTATTATCCGCTGTGATGAAGATGAGAACCACATTGCATCCATGTACTGCACTGTTTGTGCCACACACCTGTGCAGAGACTGCTCTCAGCTCACACACTCCACTCGGACCTTAGCAAAGCATAGACGGGTTCCTCTGGCTGACAAGCCCCATGAAAAAACACTTTGTCTCCAACATCAGGTTCATGCCATTGAGTTTGTGTGCCTGGAAGAACCTTGTCATGCCTGTTCCCTCATGTGCTGTGTGTGCAAAGAGTATGGGAAACATCAGGGGCACAAG CATGCTGTGTTGGAAGCTGAAGCGAATCAGATCCGGGCTTCAATTCTGGACATGGCACACTGCATTCGAACATTCACTGACGAGATCTCTGAATATTCCAGGAAACTTGTTGGCATAGTGCACCAGATTGAGGGAGGGGAGcacattgtggaagacagcattGGAATGGCTCACACAGAGCAT GTTCCAGGCACAGCTGAGAATGCCCGCTGTTGTGTAAGAGCGTATTTTGCTGATTTACACGAGACGCTGTGCCGTCAGGAGGAGATGGCGCTCAGTGTTGTTGACGTACACGTGAGAGAGAAGCTCATCTGGCTCCGGCAGCAGCAGGAAGACATGACCATTCTGTTATCGCAGGTCTCCACTGCCTGCCTGCATTGTGAAAAAACACTGCAACAG GATGATTGCCGTGTTGTGTTATCCAAACAGGAGATAACAAGACTACTAGAaactctgcaaaagcagcagcagcagttcacAGAGCTTGCAGATCACATCCAGCTAGATGCCAGCATTCCTGTCACTTTCACAAAG GATAACCGGGTTCACATTGGCCCAAAGATGGAGATTCGGGTTGTAACCTTGGGGCTGGACGGGGCGGGAAAAACCACcattctgtttaaattaaaacaagacGAGTTCATGCAACCAATTCCTACGATAG GTTTTAATGTGGAGACAGTAGAGTACAAAAACCTGAAGTTTACCATTTGGGATGTTGGAGGTAAACACAAGCTGAGGCCTCTCTGGAAGCATTATTACCTGAATACACAAG CGGTAGTGTTTGTGATTGACAGCAGCCACAGGGACAGATTGATGGAGTCACACAGCGAGCTGGCAAAGCTGCTAACAGAAAAGGAGCTCAGAGATGCACTTCTGCTGATCTTTGCTAACAAACAG GATGTGGCTGGTGCTCTCTCCGTGGAAGAAGTTACTGAGTTGCTGAGCTTGCACAAGCTGTGCTGTGGCCGCAGCTGGCATATTCAAGGCTGTGATGCTCGGAGTGGGATGGGCCTGCATGAAGGGCTGGACTGGCTGTCAAGACAACTGGTGGCAGCAGGGGTGCTGGATGTAGCTTAG
- the LOC121316938 gene encoding E3 ubiquitin-protein ligase TRIM23 isoform X2 gives MAAAVGVNKQGAAAGMEGCSRNSRTIAGGTVKVLECGVCEDVFSLQGDKVPRLLLCGHTVCHDCLTRLPLHGRAIRCPFDRQVTELGDSGVWGLKKNFALLELLERLQNGASNQSGTAEDTLGGSGERIIRCDEDENHIASMYCTVCATHLCRDCSQLTHSTRTLAKHRRVPLADKPHEKTLCLQHQVHAIEFVCLEEPCHACSLMCCVCKEYGKHQGHKHAVLEAEANQIRASILDMAHCIRTFTDEISEYSRKLVGIVHQIEGGEHIVEDSIGMAHTEHVPGTAENARCCVRAYFADLHETLCRQEEMALSVVDVHVREKLIWLRQQQEDMTILLSQVSTACLHCEKTLQQDDCRVVLSKQEITRLLETLQKQQQQFTELADHIQLDASIPVTFTKDNRVHIGPKMEIRVVTLGLDGAGKTTILFKLKQDEFMQPIPTIGFNVETVEYKNLKFTIWDVGGKHKLRPLWKHYYLNTQAVVFVIDSSHRDRLMESHSELAKLLTEKELRDALLLIFANKQDVAGALSVEEVTELLSLHKLCCGRSWHIQGCDARSGMGLHEGLDWLSRQLVAAGVLDVA, from the exons ATGGCAGCAGCTGTAGGTGTAAATAAGCAAGGAGCTGCGGCGGGGATGGAGGGGTGCAGTCGCAACAGTCGGACCATTGCAGGCGGCACGGTCAAG GTACTGGAATGTGGAGTGTGTGAAGATGTGTTTTCTCTGCAAGGTGACAAAGTCCctcggctgctgctgtgtggtcACACTGTGTGCCACGACTGTCTCACCCGCCTTCCACTTCATGGCAGAGCTATCCGCTGCCCCTTTGACAGACAAGTCACTGAATTAG GGGACTCCGGAGTTTGGGGACTGAAGAAGAACTTTGCACTCCTGGAGCTTCTAGAGAGACTGCAGAATGGAGCCTCTAACCAGTCCGGCACGGCTGAGGACACTTTAGGAGGTTCTGGAGag CGTATTATCCGCTGTGATGAAGATGAGAACCACATTGCATCCATGTACTGCACTGTTTGTGCCACACACCTGTGCAGAGACTGCTCTCAGCTCACACACTCCACTCGGACCTTAGCAAAGCATAGACGGGTTCCTCTGGCTGACAAGCCCCATGAAAAAACACTTTGTCTCCAACATCAGGTTCATGCCATTGAGTTTGTGTGCCTGGAAGAACCTTGTCATGCCTGTTCCCTCATGTGCTGTGTGTGCAAAGAGTATGGGAAACATCAGGGGCACAAG CATGCTGTGTTGGAAGCTGAAGCGAATCAGATCCGGGCTTCAATTCTGGACATGGCACACTGCATTCGAACATTCACTGACGAGATCTCTGAATATTCCAGGAAACTTGTTGGCATAGTGCACCAGATTGAGGGAGGGGAGcacattgtggaagacagcattGGAATGGCTCACACAGAGCAT GTTCCAGGCACAGCTGAGAATGCCCGCTGTTGTGTAAGAGCGTATTTTGCTGATTTACACGAGACGCTGTGCCGTCAGGAGGAGATGGCGCTCAGTGTTGTTGACGTACACGTGAGAGAGAAGCTCATCTGGCTCCGGCAGCAGCAGGAAGACATGACCATTCTGTTATCGCAGGTCTCCACTGCCTGCCTGCATTGTGAAAAAACACTGCAACAG GATGATTGCCGTGTTGTGTTATCCAAACAGGAGATAACAAGACTACTAGAaactctgcaaaagcagcagcagcagttcacAGAGCTTGCAGATCACATCCAGCTAGATGCCAGCATTCCTGTCACTTTCACAAAG GATAACCGGGTTCACATTGGCCCAAAGATGGAGATTCGGGTTGTAACCTTGGGGCTGGACGGGGCGGGAAAAACCACcattctgtttaaattaaaacaagacGAGTTCATGCAACCAATTCCTACGATAG GTTTTAATGTGGAGACAGTAGAGTACAAAAACCTGAAGTTTACCATTTGGGATGTTGGAGGTAAACACAAGCTGAGGCCTCTCTGGAAGCATTATTACCTGAATACACAAG CGGTAGTGTTTGTGATTGACAGCAGCCACAGGGACAGATTGATGGAGTCACACAGCGAGCTGGCAAAGCTGCTAACAGAAAAGGAGCTCAGAGATGCACTTCTGCTGATCTTTGCTAACAAACAG GATGTGGCTGGTGCTCTCTCCGTGGAAGAAGTTACTGAGTTGCTGAGCTTGCACAAGCTGTGCTGTGGCCGCAGCTGGCATATTCAAGGCTGTGATGCTCGGAGTGGGATGGGCCTGCATGAAGGGCTGGACTGGCTGTCAAGACAACTGGTGGCAGCAGGGGTGCTGGATGTAGCTTAG